The Liquorilactobacillus nagelii DSM 13675 DNA window TGGCTGGATAGCACAGTTTTATGGTGGTTTTGCCACTTTTGACCGTGATGGAAAGCTAACAATCAGAACAGTTACTGATGCAAGCTATATTTTAGATGCTAGCCAGTATGAGCAGAGTGGATTAACTAAAAACGAAGCTACGTATCAAATTGGCGGTATGTCTGTATCAGTTACAACAACCACTACTGATTCAACTGGAGAAAGTAGTGAAACAACGTCAACTTTAACTGCCGGCGAAACTACTGGTTCGCAAATTGAATTAACCAATAACGTTATGACACAAGCAAGGTTGGATAGTATTTGGTCAGCAATTAAGGATATTACGTTTTATCCATACTCATTAACGTGGTTTGGCAATCCAGCTATTGAAGCTGGTGACTGGCTAACCTTGAAAGATACAGCTGGTAATAGTTTTAATGTGCCTAATAATTCATACACTATGACCTTTGACGGTGGATTAACAGCAACTTCTAAAGCTGACCAAACATCAACTTCAAGCAGCAGTTACTCATACTCAGGTGCACTATCGCAGACAGTAAAACAATTAGCCGGTCGGCAAGGTGCTACAGGTAACTACATTTTCGGTACTGATACGACTGTTGAGCCGACTACAGCTAAGATTGGAGACCTGTGGTACAAGCAAAACGGTAATCAAGTCGAAATGTGGCAATATGTAAAACAGTCTGATGGTACCGGTAAATGGGAATTAATTGTATCTGATGCCACTGGCGAGGAAATTAAAGCAAACGTTGATAAGGCTATGGCCGAAGCAGATACAGCTACAAAGAATGCTAATACGGCTGTTGATACGGCTAATTCAGCACTGACTAAAGCACAAACTGCAATCAATAATGCGCAAACTGCAAGTGACGCAGCAAATGATGCTACTACGGTGGCTAGTAATGCTATATCACAAGCAACGAGTGCCTCAAATGTAGCAAATAATGTTAATGAAGAAATAACAACGTTAAAAGGTGGATCAACAGCTACCATAGCAGAATTAGAAGACGGACTAGCGTTAAAGCTTTCAACGAGTGATTTCGATACTCAAATTGCTAATTATGCTACTCAAACTTGGACTACTGATCAAATCACAGCAACTGCAACAAGTTTAAGTAGTACGATTTCCAGCGTACAAACACAAGTGAACAATAGCGCTGTGGGGACTAATTTGCTTGTTGGAACCTCAGACACCCTGCAAACTGTTCCAGCTTCTTCAAATAAGTACGCTGGTGGGACTATTTATATTTTTACATCTTCTGAGCTGCCTTCATTGGTAGGACAGACCTGCACTTTAAGAGTATTTATCCATAATACTTCTTCTTATGCTGTTAGAGTAACTTTATATGGTAAAAGTTCAAATTTTGCTTCTAGGATTGGTTCCGCGATTGCTGCTAATAGTGATGGGTATTCCACAGTTACTTTTTCAAATACTAGTTCTAGTGATATATCTGGCGATATTTCTATAAGAGCTTGGGATGATAATACTGCTACTTCTGGAGTACAATACAAAGACCTAAAGCTAGAAAAAGGCAGTGTTGCTACTGACTATTCTGCGAATCCAGCGGACAACGCTACAGTTACATCGGTAACAAACTTAACACAAACGGTCAGCTCACTATCCACAACTGTATCAGGCAAAGTAGATACTACCACGTATACGTCTAAGATTACAGAACTGGCTAGCTCGATAGCTACGAAAGTGTCGCAAGCCGATTACAACACGAAGATTACACAGCTAAGTACAGCTATTGACGCTAAGGTTGCCACAACAGATTACAACACGGAAGTAACACTGCTTAGTAATCAGATAAACTCTAAAGTCAGTCAGTCAGATTGGGCAAACAGTGCGGTGGGTGTAAACTTAGTGCCTAACTCAAGCGCTGATGTCAGTGGAATTGCATATGGTAGCAATAGTGTACTAGGAAAACATAGTTTTTATAATGGCGGCAATTCGTATTTAAACATTATTCACAATACAAAAACTTCAGAAATAACTTCTAGTTCAGGACGTTTCTTTATTACAGCTGGTGGAACATATACTCTAAGCTTTAAAGCTTTCAATAATAGTCTATTGACTAGCTGTGACGTATGGTTATTGGGCAGACCAAACTCAAACACCACTGATGACTATACAGTTGCACAGCAATTGGTAACTACTGTCAAATTTTCTACAGCCTCGGTTCAATATTACAAAGTTACATTCACTGTTAAGTTAGGAATTGAAAATGCCTACTTACGTTTTGATAACAATGGTACTTCTACCAGTGGTTCAAGTGCCGATTTATACTTTAATGAAGTAAAAATTGAAACTGGTTCTACAGCAACGCCATGGTGCCCCGCTGTTTCTGAAATAACTAATTATTCCCAAATCCAGCAACTTTCCGATAACATTAACTTACGTGTTGTTAAGAATGATGTTATTAACCAAATCAATATTTCTACAGAAGGAATTTTAATTGCTGGCAACAAAGTTCACATCACCGGCTCAACTACGATAGACAATGCTGTAATCAAGTCAGCGATGATCGATTCAATCTCCGCGGACAAAATTACAGCTGGCACGCTGAATGCGGCGAACGTTAATGTGATTAACTTGAATGCAAACAATATCAGTAGTGGGACATTAACAGGTGTATCTTTTCACCAGTCTAGTTCAGGTCATGACACCTGGATAGATGGTAATGGTGTCCATGATTATGATGGCTCAGGAAATAATGCGTGGATACAGAAAGGAACATTGCAGGTCTATGATAAAAACGGCGATGGTTTTTTCATGGACAGTGGTAAGTTAGAACTTACAAGTCAATATCTCTGGCAACAGGGACAGTCCGTTAAATACGGATTAATAAAATTAGATGACGATATTCTTGCATTAGGAAAAGCAGGAATGCACATTCAGGGATATAACGGACTTAGACTTGATACAGGTCATTCCATGTTCGATGGTCTAACGGGTGCACTCGATGATAATTACACGGGGGCAGCTATAAATTTATCAGATAATGGTCAAATTGCAATAGGTAGTTATGCAGAGACATGGCTTAGTGCTGGTGCTCCGTATACTATGGCCGATAATAGTTCTCTGACTCAGAAGCCTAATATTTATATTGGGACAGCCATGTGGGATGATCGCTCAACTGTTGGACGTGGGCAGAATATTATTATGCAAGCTAATGGCATAATACTACAAACTCATGGTGAAATAAAACTTAAACCAAATAATGGTGACCTCTGGCTTGGTTATGCTCGTATTAACACTGGTAGTGATACAAACACCTGGTATTCAGGGCCAACTGGCACAGCATGGTGGTTTAGAACTTATGGTGGTGACATGGCGACCATTCACGTTCAGTCCGTTGCGCAATCATCATTGTTAAGCTTAAAAACAAATCTTAACAAGTTAGATCCAGCTAAAGCATTGGCAACATTAACAAATACAGATATATGCAGTTACAATTACAAATCTGATTTAAAAAATGGAATATCTAAAACCTATGCAACAGCGGTTATCGATGATGTTAATGATAAGCCACAGTATAAT harbors:
- a CDS encoding gp58-like family protein; its protein translation is MYKQSDAAIVAWRATERTLDGKVTITDSNGNETNYGTSDITSIAYDSGAWTGDTFSIGSTYENNITVTFAHLVEGLKQGYKVTAKIGIKLPDGTYEYCPLGVFIISDEITMDRNNDATTIKAYDQFCTMQGTYTSKLTYPAKITDVIAEIANMSGVELNTDDIAELPTQTDLASAISGQTYCTAIGWIAQFYGGFATFDRDGKLTIRTVTDASYILDASQYEQSGLTKNEATYQIGGMSVSVTTTTTDSTGESSETTSTLTAGETTGSQIELTNNVMTQARLDSIWSAIKDITFYPYSLTWFGNPAIEAGDWLTLKDTAGNSFNVPNNSYTMTFDGGLTATSKADQTSTSSSSYSYSGALSQTVKQLAGRQGATGNYIFGTDTTVEPTTAKIGDLWYKQNGNQVEMWQYVKQSDGTGKWELIVSDATGEEIKANVDKAMAEADTATKNANTAVDTANSALTKAQTAINNAQTASDAANDATTVASNAISQATSASNVANNVNEEITTLKGGSTATIAELEDGLALKLSTSDFDTQIANYATQTWTTDQITATATSLSSTISSVQTQVNNSAVGTNLLVGTSDTLQTVPASSNKYAGGTIYIFTSSELPSLVGQTCTLRVFIHNTSSYAVRVTLYGKSSNFASRIGSAIAANSDGYSTVTFSNTSSSDISGDISIRAWDDNTATSGVQYKDLKLEKGSVATDYSANPADNATVTSVTNLTQTVSSLSTTVSGKVDTTTYTSKITELASSIATKVSQADYNTKITQLSTAIDAKVATTDYNTEVTLLSNQINSKVSQSDWANSAVGVNLVPNSSADVSGIAYGSNSVLGKHSFYNGGNSYLNIIHNTKTSEITSSSGRFFITAGGTYTLSFKAFNNSLLTSCDVWLLGRPNSNTTDDYTVAQQLVTTVKFSTASVQYYKVTFTVKLGIENAYLRFDNNGTSTSGSSADLYFNEVKIETGSTATPWCPAVSEITNYSQIQQLSDNINLRVVKNDVINQINISTEGILIAGNKVHITGSTTIDNAVIKSAMIDSISADKITAGTLNAANVNVINLNANNISSGTLTGVSFHQSSSGHDTWIDGNGVHDYDGSGNNAWIQKGTLQVYDKNGDGFFMDSGKLELTSQYLWQQGQSVKYGLIKLDDDILALGKAGMHIQGYNGLRLDTGHSMFDGLTGALDDNYTGAAINLSDNGQIAIGSYAETWLSAGAPYTMADNSSLTQKPNIYIGTAMWDDRSTVGRGQNIIMQANGIILQTHGEIKLKPNNGDLWLGYARINTGSDTNTWYSGPTGTAWWFRTYGGDMATIHVQSVAQSSLLSLKTNLNKLDPAKALATLTNTDICSYNYKSDLKNGISKTYATAVIDDVNDKPQYNTPYDFISADGTGRDDGTILGYAVAAIQELNSKITSLETEIKQLKGAA